Proteins found in one Planococcus citri chromosome 2, ihPlaCitr1.1, whole genome shotgun sequence genomic segment:
- the LOC135834025 gene encoding speckle-type POZ protein B-like, producing MSVSLGQSSRPISTGTCFPINEKCWCSTVRFDEVKYVWKIPNFSAIDEKGDEIESPKFLAPTNHEVRWHLELLPRGEDGEEDTLCIYLYLSDNSICQRVFARSIFSILDKGHKELFRTTYGYHEFNNALAEHTDSGGDAWGWTNFLKKDEYFKKNIIQNDTLTISFEVTFFKMSDKNFAKIFRRCNTSHLQQLSENFSSALENHDFSDFTLSLRGKDFPVHKVVLASRSNYFDKMFKSGMVENELNRVEITDVTEDVMVEMLKFIYTGKCENVNKLADGLLAAADKYDLDELKMICVESISKSLSVDNAPNILVLSDLYRVSKLKSKVIDFILAKSTEIMNSATWNNIMPMYPQLLNDVCKAFSRKFESKISVALSN from the coding sequence ATGTCTGTATCATTGGGCCAATCGAGTCGTCCAATTTCAACTGGCACATGTTTTCCAATCAACGAAAAATGCTGGTGCAGTACAGTTAGATTCGACGAAGTGAAATATGTTTGGAAAATACCTAATTTCAGTGCGATCGACGAAAAAGGTGACGAAATCGAATCGCCTAAATTCTTAGCTCCTACGAATCACGAAGTACGATGGCATTTAGAGCTCCTTCCTAGAGGCGAAGACGGCGAAGAAGATACTCTTTGCATATATTTATATTTGAGCGATAACAGCATATGCCAAAGAGTATTCGCACGATCCATTTTCTCTATTTTGGATAAGGGACACAAAGAACTCTTCCGAACGACTTACGGATATCACGAATTCAACAATGCCTTAGCCGAACATACCGATTCCGGTGGGGATGCTTGGGGCTGGACTAATTTTCTCAAGAAAGACGAGTATTTTAAGAAAAACATAATACAAAACGATACCTTAACGATTTCATTCGAAGTAACGTTCTTTAAAATGAGTGACAaaaatttcgctaaaattttTCGTAGATGTAATACTTCTCATTTACAACAACTTTCCGAAAATTTTTCGTCGGCGCTTGAGAATCATGATTTTTCAGACTTCACGCTTTCGTTACGAGGAAAGGATTTTCCCGTTCATAAGGTGGTTTTAGCTTCGCGCAGTAATTATTTcgataaaatgttcaaaagcgGTATGGTGGAAAATGAACTAAATCGTGTAGAAATTACCGACGTAACGGAAGACGTAAtggttgaaatgttgaaatttatttataccggaaaatgcgaaaatgtgaataaactggCCGACGGTTTATTAGCCGCTGCTGATAAATACGATTTGgatgaattaaaaatgatttgcgTAGAATCAATTTCCAAGTCTTTATCGGTGGATAACGCGCCGAATATACTGGTACTGTCTGATCTGTATCGTGTGAGTAAATTAAAATCTAAAGTGATTGACTTTATTCTAGCTAAATCGACTGAAATCATGAATTCGGCGACTTGGAACAACATTATGCCGATGTATCCTCAACTGTTGAATGATGTGTGTAAGGCGTTTTCTCGTAAGTTTGAAAGTAAAATAAGTGTAGCATTATCTAACTGA